From the genome of Pseudomonas mohnii:
TTCAGCAGTTACTGGACCCAGGAATGGCTGTCAATGAAGGTCAGCTGGTACACCATCAGCGCCAAGGGCGAGCAGGACGCCTCGGAAAAGCGCCTGGCGGCTTATCTGCTGGAGCAGTATCAGGAAAAGGTCCTGGCGCCGGTGGCGGTGGAGATCGACCCGGATGCGATTCTCAGCCTGGCGGCGGCTTTCTACGTGGACATTCTCAAGGAAGAACTGCAGAAAATCTCCCAACGCCATGGCGTGCCGATGGCCCAACTCAATGGCCGTATCCAGAAAATACCGGCCATCGCCCTTGGGCCGCCACCGGCCCGGGACGCCTCGCTTTATCAGATCGTTCACACCGAACAATTGAACAGCTTGCCGGCCTACGCCGCGTTGGTCGACAAGATCCACAAGGCTGGCGGCGATAAAGGCGTTGGTTCGACCGACACCGCCATGGCCCCCGTGGCCAGGCGCGCGAGCCAGCGGATGGAAGCCGAAATGGCCCCGCGCGGGGCGGCCAGTGCGGTGGCCGCGGCGGCCGGCAAACTCGCCGGGGGGTTGATCACCGTGGGGGTGGCGGGGGTTCGTGCATTGATTCAGGCCGCCGACCGGCCGGACAGCGAAGCGTTGATCCGCAGCAGCCTGGGCAACACCTTCGACAAAGCCTGGGTGAAGCTGGTGCAGAACCCGACCACCGGTGTCATGGCCGGGACCTTGTACATGGCGGCGCAAATAGAAGGCAACCTGGCACAGAGTGCTGAACCGCCGGTCGGTTCAGGCGTGGGGTCTGTCGATTGGAGCCCGACTGAATCGACTAACCAGCAGATCAACCCATGACCCAAGGAGAAGCCCCATGTCTTATGTCGATGGTTTTATCGCGGCGGTGCCCACCGCTAATCGTGAAAAATTCAAGAAACACGCTGAAATCGCCGCGGCGATCTTCAAGGAAAACGGCGCGTTGAGCCTGGCCGAGTGCTGGGGCGATGACGTGCCGGAGGGCAAGGTCACGTCGTTCCCGATGGCGGTAAAACTCAAGGAAGACGAGACCGTGGTGTTTGGCTGGATCATCTGGCCGGACAAGGCCACCCGCAATGCCGGGATGGAGAAAATGATGCAGGACTCGCGCATGAAGCCGGACGTCAATCCGATGCCGTTCGATGGCCAACGCATGGTATTCGGCGGTTTCGAACTGTTCGTCCAGGCCTGAGGCAGGCCCCGGGGTCACTCCGCCGTCGGGGTGATCCTGCAGCTTTTGCGATGGCGGATCTCGTCATCGGTCGGCCGCACCCTGATGAATTCGAAACGCGGCTCGCCTTCGCTGTAGTGCACCAGCCAGCCCCATTCCAGTTCGAACTCATCCTGGCCGGGCCTGGGCGGCTCGGCCCACCATGGTTCCTTGCTGATGATCTGTCGCATGACCCCTCCGATTGAATCGCTCGCCTCAACTATAGACCCGTGGCGAGGGCGCTTGTCGCTACGTCACAGGTTGTACACTCATGCGGTCTGCCGCCGAGGTGTCCTGCATGAATGACGAATCCCGCGAACCGTTCAAACGGCTGTTTTTTGCCCTGGATTGCGCCCCCGCGCAACGCAAGGCCATCGCCCAGTGGCGTGGCGCGCTGCAACTGCGCAGCGGGCGGCCGGTGCCGGTGGAGAACTTTCATCTGACCCTGAAGTTTCTGGGTGCGGTGGCGGTGGGGCAGATTGCGGACATTTGCACGGCGGTCGCGTCCGTACGCACACCCGACGCGCGTTTGACCGTGGCGCTGGATCGGCTGGATGTCTGGCGCAGGGCAGGGGTGTTGGTATTGGCGCCGGAACAGGCACCGCCGGCGCTGTTGCGCCTGGTGTATGACCTGGAACAGGCCTTGTTGCCGTTTGGACTGGAGGATGCGCCACGGGAATTTCGTCCGCACCTGACCCTGGCCCGCGACTATCGGGCGCCGGTGCCGGAGTCCACCTCGTCACCTGAGTTTTTCCTGCGCGCCGACCGCTTCACCCTGTTCGAATCCCATAAGGGCCGCTACCGGGCGCTGGCGGATTGGCCGCTGGGGGCGGCGTAGGCACTGCTACAAAAAAAGGCGCCCGAGGGCGCCGAAATTCACCTTAACCGAGGAGCCAGGTGAGTGATGCAGCGGTGGTAAGGCGCTGCATGAACGTCAATCGGAAAATCAGATTTCAACCTGCACCCCCAACTTGTGGGAGCGAGCTTGCTCGCGATAGCGGCATCAGGTGCACTGAATCAGTTACCCAGCTTCACCTTGGTCCAGCCCCGGGTCATCACCCGCTGCACACCGATCGGCATGTCGGGAATGGCATACAGGGTCGCCATCACTTCCTGGGACGGATACGAACCCGGATCGTTGCGAATCGCTTCATCCACCAATGGCGTAGCGGCCGCGTTGGCGTTGCTGTAGCCGACGTTATTGGTGATCTCGGCGATGATGTCCGGGCGCATCAGGAAATTCATGAACAGGTAGGCGTTCTCGACGTTGGCGGCATCACGCGGGATGGCGACCATGTCGTAGAAACTGCCGGCCCCTTCTTTGGGGATGCTGTAGTCGATCTTCACCTTGTCGCCGGCTTCCAGGGCGCGGGCCTTGGCTTGCAGCACGTCGCCGGAGTAGCCGACCGCCACGCAGATGTTGCCGTTGGCCAGGTCCGAGATGTATTTCGACGAATGGAAATACGCCACCGACGGGCGAATCTTCATGAACAGCGCTTCGGCTTCGGCGATGTGTTGCTTGTCCTGATCGTTCACCGGGTAGCCCAGGTAGTGCAGGGCAGCCGGGAGCATCTCGGTCGGTGAATCGAGGAAACTGATGCCGCAGGCTTTGAGCTTTGCGGCGTTCTCCGGTTTGAACAGCAGGTCCCAGGAATTGGTCGGGGCATTGGCGCCGAGCACTTCCTTGACCTTGGCCGGATTGAAACCGATACCGATCGAGCCCCACATGTACGGGAACGCGTGGCTGTTGCCAGGGTCACTGGCGGAGGCGTTCTTCAGCAGGACCGGATTGAGGTTTTTCCAGTTCGACAGTTTGGATTTATCCAGTTCCTGATAGACCCCGGCCTTGATCTGTTTGGCCAGGAAACTGTTGGACGGCACGACGATGTCGTAACCGGATTTACCCGCCAGCAGACGTGCCTCAAGGGTTTCGTTACTGTCGAACACATCGTAGGTCACCTGGATGCCGGTCTCGTCTTCGAACTTCTTGACGGTGTCCGGGGCAATGTAATCCGACCAGTTGTAGACGCGCAGTACCTTGTCATTGGCCTGGGCGCCGGTGGTCATCGCGCCCAATAAGGACAGTGTCAGCAGAGTCCTGCCAAACATTTTCATCGGTACAACTCCATTTCTTTTCTTATTCAAATACACAAAGCAAAAATGCAGTGGCGCTTGTGTGCCCTGTAGGAGCGAGCTTGCTCGCGATGGACGTCAACGATGACGTGGGCTGCCTGAATTAACGCGGCGTCCTTGGGTCCATCGCGAGCAAGCTCGCTCCTACAGGTCGGCGGCACTAGGTCGTCGCCTCCAGCATTTTCTTCTCAGGCGCCTGCCACGATTCGCTGGCAGTCTGGTCCATCGCTTCCTGGATCGCCCGCTTGCGGGTGGCTTCGGCACGGCGGCTGAAGTACCAGACCATGAAGGTCACGATCGAGACCGCCAACAGGATCAGGCTGGCCACGGCGTTGATCTCGGGCTTCACGCCCAGACGCACCGCCGAGAACACTTCCATCGGCAGGGTCGTGGAACCCGGGCCGGAGACGAAGCTTGCCAGTACCAGGTCATCCAGCGACAGGGCGAACGACATCATGCCGCCGGCCGCCAGGGATGGCGCGATCATCGGAATGGTGATCAGGAAGAACACCTTGAACGGCTTCGCACCCAGGTCCATGGCCGCTTCTTCGATGGACAGGTCCAGCTCGCGAAGGCGCGCGGAGACTACCACTGCCACGTAGGCGGCACAAAAGGTGGTGTGGGCGATCCAGATGGTCACGATGCCGCGTTCCATCGGCCAACCGATCAATTGCGCCATGGCCACGAACAGCAGCAACAGCGACAGACCGGTGATCACTTCCGGCATCACCAGCGGTGCGGTGACCAGGCCGCCGAACAGCGTGCGACCCTTGAAGCGGGTGACGCGGGTCATGACGAACGCCGCCAGTGTGCCCAGGGCCACGGCCGCCAGCGCGGTGTAGCAGGCGATCTCAAGCGAACGCACCACCGAACCCATCAACTGGGTGTTGTCGAGCAGGCCGGCGTACCACTTGAACGACCAGCCACCCCATACCGTCACCAGTTTCGAGGCGTTGAACGAGTAGATCACCAGAATCAGCATCGGCAGGTAGATAAACGACAGGCCGAGCACCAGCATCATTTTTGAAAAGCCGAAACGCTTCATCCCCGTGCCTCCATTTCTTTGGCCTGACTGCGGTTGAACAGCAGGATCGGCACAATCAGGATCAACAGCATCACCACCGCCAGGGCGGATGCCACCGGCCAGTCGCGGTTATTGAAGAACTCTTGCCACAGCACGCGGCCGATCATCAGGGTCTCAGGACCGCCGAGCAGTTCCGGGATCACGAACTCGCCGACCACTGGAATGAACACCAGCATGCAACCGGCGATGATGCCGTTCTTGGCCAGCGGCACGGTGATTTTCCAGAAGCTGTTGAAGGTGCTCGAACCCAGGTCCGACGCCGCTTCCAGCAAGCTCTGGTCGTGTTTGACCAGGTTGGCGTACAGCGGCAGGATCATGAACGGCAGATACGCATACACCACGCCTATATAGACGGCAGTATTGGTGTTGAGGATCTCGATCGGGTGCGACGTCAGCCCGGTCCACATCAGGAACGCGTTGAGCAGACCGTTGTTGCTGAGGATGCCCATCCAGGCGTAGACGCGGATCAGGATCGCGGTCCAGGTCGGCATCATGATCAGCAGC
Proteins encoded in this window:
- a CDS encoding ABC transporter permease subunit; its protein translation is MKRFGFSKMMLVLGLSFIYLPMLILVIYSFNASKLVTVWGGWSFKWYAGLLDNTQLMGSVVRSLEIACYTALAAVALGTLAAFVMTRVTRFKGRTLFGGLVTAPLVMPEVITGLSLLLLFVAMAQLIGWPMERGIVTIWIAHTTFCAAYVAVVVSARLRELDLSIEEAAMDLGAKPFKVFFLITIPMIAPSLAAGGMMSFALSLDDLVLASFVSGPGSTTLPMEVFSAVRLGVKPEINAVASLILLAVSIVTFMVWYFSRRAEATRKRAIQEAMDQTASESWQAPEKKMLEATT
- the thpR gene encoding RNA 2',3'-cyclic phosphodiesterase, coding for MNDESREPFKRLFFALDCAPAQRKAIAQWRGALQLRSGRPVPVENFHLTLKFLGAVAVGQIADICTAVASVRTPDARLTVALDRLDVWRRAGVLVLAPEQAPPALLRLVYDLEQALLPFGLEDAPREFRPHLTLARDYRAPVPESTSSPEFFLRADRFTLFESHKGRYRALADWPLGAA
- a CDS encoding DUF1428 domain-containing protein, which encodes MSYVDGFIAAVPTANREKFKKHAEIAAAIFKENGALSLAECWGDDVPEGKVTSFPMAVKLKEDETVVFGWIIWPDKATRNAGMEKMMQDSRMKPDVNPMPFDGQRMVFGGFELFVQA
- a CDS encoding polyamine ABC transporter substrate-binding protein — protein: MKMFGRTLLTLSLLGAMTTGAQANDKVLRVYNWSDYIAPDTVKKFEDETGIQVTYDVFDSNETLEARLLAGKSGYDIVVPSNSFLAKQIKAGVYQELDKSKLSNWKNLNPVLLKNASASDPGNSHAFPYMWGSIGIGFNPAKVKEVLGANAPTNSWDLLFKPENAAKLKACGISFLDSPTEMLPAALHYLGYPVNDQDKQHIAEAEALFMKIRPSVAYFHSSKYISDLANGNICVAVGYSGDVLQAKARALEAGDKVKIDYSIPKEGAGSFYDMVAIPRDAANVENAYLFMNFLMRPDIIAEITNNVGYSNANAAATPLVDEAIRNDPGSYPSQEVMATLYAIPDMPIGVQRVMTRGWTKVKLGN
- a CDS encoding ABC transporter permease subunit: MPSGRKLVIGIPFLWLCLFFLLPFFLVMKISFSEAALAIPPYSEIYTYAEQKFQLLLNIGNYTLLGEDELYLSAYLGSLKVALFSTLMCLVIGFPMAYAITKASKEAQNVLMLLIMMPTWTAILIRVYAWMGILSNNGLLNAFLMWTGLTSHPIEILNTNTAVYIGVVYAYLPFMILPLYANLVKHDQSLLEAASDLGSSTFNSFWKITVPLAKNGIIAGCMLVFIPVVGEFVIPELLGGPETLMIGRVLWQEFFNNRDWPVASALAVVMLLILIVPILLFNRSQAKEMEARG